A section of the Mesorhizobium loti genome encodes:
- a CDS encoding DUF1579 family protein — protein MSAASFSSLSADHQRLQALVGTWRGQEEVADTQWADGGTATSEMLAEAQFGGLFVVQRYRQRRDGTISFGSHNVFGFDQQNSVVTMHQFDSMGFVPASPATGTWNGGELNLERSSPRGSARVTYIFDDADTYRMRLHFKPAGSDAWQDMVSGVYRRVSPSSINGF, from the coding sequence ATGAGCGCGGCTTCCTTCTCCTCGCTCTCGGCCGATCACCAGCGCCTGCAGGCGCTGGTCGGCACGTGGCGTGGCCAGGAAGAGGTGGCGGACACACAATGGGCCGATGGCGGCACGGCGACATCGGAAATGCTGGCGGAGGCTCAGTTCGGCGGCCTGTTCGTGGTGCAGCGCTATCGCCAGCGCCGCGACGGCACGATTTCCTTCGGTTCGCACAACGTGTTCGGCTTCGACCAGCAGAACAGCGTCGTCACCATGCATCAGTTCGATTCGATGGGCTTTGTGCCGGCCTCTCCGGCCACGGGCACGTGGAACGGCGGCGAACTCAATCTGGAGCGGTCATCACCGCGCGGTTCGGCGCGCGTGACGTATATTTTTGACGATGCCGACACCTACCGCATGCGATTGCATTTCAAACCCGCCGGCAGCGATGCATGGCAAGACATGGTGAGCGGCGTCTACAGGCGCGTCTCGCCTTCCTCGATCAACGGTTTTTAG
- the sucD gene encoding succinate--CoA ligase subunit alpha yields MSILVDKNTKVLVQGLTGKTGTFHTEQALAYHGTKMVGGIHPKKGGETWTGSKGESLPIFATVAEGKERTGANASVIYVPPAGAGEAILEAIEAEIPLIICITEGIPVMDMVKVKARLDRSTSRLIGPNCPGVLTPDECKIGIMPGNIFRKGSVGVVSRSGTLTYEAVFQTTNVGLGQTTAVGIGGDPVKGTEFIDVLEMFLADDETKSIIMIGEIGGSAEEDAAQFLKDEARRGRKKPMAGFIAGRTAPAGRTMGHAGAVISGGKGGAEDKIAAMESAGIKVSPSPARLGTTLVEAIKG; encoded by the coding sequence ATGTCCATTCTCGTCGACAAGAACACCAAGGTGCTGGTGCAGGGCCTGACCGGCAAGACCGGCACGTTCCACACCGAACAGGCGCTGGCCTATCACGGCACCAAGATGGTGGGTGGCATCCACCCCAAGAAGGGCGGCGAGACCTGGACCGGGTCGAAGGGCGAAAGCCTGCCGATCTTCGCCACCGTTGCCGAGGGCAAGGAAAGGACCGGGGCCAACGCTTCGGTCATCTATGTGCCGCCGGCGGGCGCCGGCGAAGCGATCCTGGAGGCGATCGAGGCGGAAATCCCGCTGATCATCTGCATCACCGAGGGCATTCCGGTGATGGACATGGTCAAGGTCAAGGCGCGGCTCGACCGCTCGACCTCGCGTCTGATCGGACCGAACTGCCCGGGCGTGCTCACCCCTGACGAATGCAAGATCGGCATCATGCCCGGAAACATCTTCCGCAAAGGCTCGGTCGGCGTTGTTTCGCGCTCGGGAACACTTACCTATGAGGCCGTGTTCCAGACCACCAATGTCGGCCTCGGCCAGACCACCGCCGTCGGCATTGGCGGCGATCCCGTCAAGGGCACCGAGTTCATCGACGTGCTCGAGATGTTCCTCGCCGACGACGAGACCAAGTCGATCATCATGATCGGCGAGATCGGCGGCTCGGCCGAGGAAGACGCCGCGCAGTTTCTCAAGGACGAAGCCAGGCGTGGCCGCAAGAAGCCGATGGCCGGCTTCATCGCCGGACGCACGGCGCCGGCAGGCCGCACCATGGGCCATGCTGGCGCGGTCATCTCCGGCGGCAAGGGCGGCGCCGAGGACAAGATCGCGGCAATGGAATCGGCCGGTATCAAGGTCTCGCCGTCACCGGCGCGGCTTGGCACGACGCTGGTTGAAGCCATCAAGGGCTGA
- a CDS encoding 2-oxoglutarate dehydrogenase E1 component produces the protein MARQDQANDQFSLTSFLYGGNADYIDALYAAYEDDPASVNPEWQEFFAGLKDDAGDVRRNAKGASWAKPSWPLQANGELVSALDGNWGIVEKHLEKKVKDKAVTNGVVLSDADVHQATRDSVRAIMMIRAYRMRGHLHANLDPLGIAKPLEDYNELSPENYGFVEADYDRPIFLDNVLGLEFGTIRQMLEILTRTYCSTLGVEFMHISDPEEKAWIQARIEGADKEISFTTTGKKAILQKLVEAEGFEQFIDVKYKGTKRFGLDGGEALIPALEQIVKRGGQLGMKEIVLGMAHRGRLNVLSQVMAKPHRAIFHEFKGGSAAPDEVEGSGDVKYHLGASSDREFDGNKVHLSLTANPSHLEIVDPVVMGKARAKQDYLFGRGREEIVPLEERAKVLPLLLHGDAAFAGQGVIAEILGLSGLRGHRVAGTLHFIINNQIGFTTNPRFSRSSPYPSDVAKMIEAPIFHVNGDDPEAVVHATKVAIEFRMKFHKPVVVDMFCYRRFGHNEGDEPAFTQPIMYRNIRTHKTTVQIYGDRLIAEGHITQAELDQMKADWRAHLESEWEVGQHYKPNKADWLDGAWSGLRTADNQDEQRRGKTAVPVKTLKEIGKKLTEVPKGFEAHKTIIRFLENRREAIESGEGIDWSTAEALAFGAILLDGNPIRLSGQDSERGTFSQRHSVLYDQRDETRYIPLNNLSAAQAGYEVINSMLSEEAVLGFEYGYSLAEPKALTLWEAQFGDFANGAQVVFDQFISSGERKWLRMSGLVCLLPHGYEGQGPEHSSARLERFLQLCAEDNMQVANCTTPANYFHILRRQLKRDFRKPLILMTPKSLLRHKRAVSTLPEISGESSFHRLLWDDAQLLPNQAIKLTKDSKIRRVVLCSGKVYYDLYEEREKRGINDIYLLRVEQLYPFPAKALITELSRFRNAEMVWCQEEPKNMGAWSFIDPYLEWVLAHIDAKHQRVRYTGRPAAASPATGLMSKHLAQLAALLEDALGE, from the coding sequence ATGGCAAGACAAGATCAGGCCAACGACCAATTTTCGCTCACCTCATTCCTCTATGGCGGCAACGCCGATTATATCGACGCGCTCTATGCCGCCTATGAAGATGACCCCGCCTCGGTCAATCCCGAATGGCAGGAGTTCTTCGCTGGCCTGAAGGACGATGCCGGCGATGTGCGCAGGAATGCCAAGGGCGCCTCCTGGGCCAAGCCCTCCTGGCCGCTGCAGGCCAATGGCGAGCTGGTGTCGGCGCTCGACGGCAATTGGGGCATTGTCGAGAAGCATCTGGAAAAGAAGGTCAAGGATAAGGCGGTCACCAACGGTGTTGTTCTTTCCGACGCCGACGTGCACCAGGCGACGCGCGATTCGGTGCGCGCCATCATGATGATCCGCGCCTATCGCATGCGCGGCCATCTGCACGCCAATCTCGATCCGCTCGGCATCGCCAAGCCGCTCGAGGACTACAATGAACTGTCGCCCGAGAATTACGGCTTCGTCGAAGCCGACTACGACCGGCCGATCTTCCTCGACAATGTGCTGGGGCTCGAATTCGGCACCATCCGGCAGATGCTGGAGATCCTGACCCGCACCTATTGCTCGACGCTCGGCGTCGAATTCATGCACATCTCCGATCCCGAGGAGAAGGCCTGGATCCAGGCACGTATCGAGGGCGCCGACAAGGAGATCTCCTTCACCACCACCGGCAAGAAGGCGATCCTGCAGAAGCTGGTCGAGGCGGAAGGCTTCGAGCAGTTCATCGACGTCAAGTACAAGGGCACCAAGCGCTTCGGCCTCGACGGCGGCGAAGCGCTGATCCCGGCGCTGGAGCAGATCGTCAAGCGCGGCGGCCAGCTCGGCATGAAGGAGATCGTGCTCGGCATGGCGCATCGCGGCCGGCTGAACGTGCTCTCCCAGGTGATGGCGAAGCCTCATCGCGCGATCTTCCACGAGTTCAAGGGCGGCTCGGCCGCTCCCGACGAGGTCGAAGGCTCGGGCGACGTGAAGTACCATCTCGGCGCTTCGTCGGACCGCGAGTTCGACGGCAACAAGGTGCATTTGTCGCTGACGGCCAACCCGTCCCACCTGGAAATCGTCGATCCGGTGGTGATGGGCAAGGCGCGCGCCAAGCAGGATTACCTGTTCGGCCGCGGCCGCGAGGAGATCGTGCCGCTGGAAGAGCGGGCCAAGGTGCTGCCGCTGCTCCTGCATGGCGACGCCGCCTTCGCCGGCCAGGGCGTGATCGCTGAAATCCTCGGCTTGTCGGGCCTGCGCGGCCACCGCGTCGCCGGCACGCTGCATTTCATCATCAACAACCAGATCGGCTTCACCACCAATCCGCGCTTCTCGCGCTCGTCGCCCTATCCGTCCGACGTCGCCAAGATGATCGAAGCGCCGATCTTCCACGTCAATGGCGACGATCCGGAAGCCGTGGTCCACGCTACCAAGGTGGCGATCGAATTCCGCATGAAGTTCCACAAGCCGGTGGTCGTGGACATGTTCTGCTACCGCCGCTTCGGTCACAATGAGGGCGACGAACCGGCCTTCACCCAGCCGATCATGTACCGCAACATCCGCACCCACAAGACGACGGTGCAGATCTATGGCGATCGTCTGATCGCCGAGGGCCACATCACCCAGGCCGAGCTCGACCAGATGAAGGCCGACTGGCGCGCGCATCTGGAATCCGAATGGGAAGTCGGCCAGCACTACAAGCCCAACAAGGCCGACTGGCTCGATGGCGCCTGGTCCGGCCTGCGCACGGCCGACAACCAGGACGAACAAAGGCGCGGCAAGACCGCCGTGCCGGTCAAGACGCTGAAGGAAATCGGCAAGAAGCTGACCGAGGTGCCGAAGGGCTTCGAGGCGCACAAGACCATCATCCGCTTCCTCGAAAACCGCCGCGAGGCGATCGAGTCCGGCGAAGGCATCGACTGGTCGACGGCCGAGGCGTTGGCTTTCGGCGCCATCCTGCTCGACGGCAATCCGATCCGCCTGTCTGGGCAGGATTCCGAGCGCGGCACCTTCTCGCAGCGCCATTCCGTGCTCTACGACCAGCGCGACGAGACCCGCTACATCCCACTCAACAACCTGTCGGCGGCGCAGGCCGGCTACGAAGTCATCAACTCGATGCTGTCGGAAGAGGCGGTGCTGGGCTTCGAATATGGCTACAGCCTGGCCGAGCCGAAGGCGCTGACCTTGTGGGAAGCGCAGTTCGGCGACTTCGCCAACGGCGCCCAGGTGGTGTTCGACCAGTTCATCTCGTCTGGCGAGCGCAAGTGGCTCAGAATGTCCGGCCTCGTCTGCCTGCTGCCGCACGGCTATGAAGGCCAGGGGCCGGAACATTCGTCCGCCAGGCTGGAGCGGTTCCTGCAGCTTTGCGCCGAGGACAACATGCAAGTGGCCAACTGCACGACGCCGGCCAACTACTTCCACATCCTGCGCCGGCAGCTGAAGCGCGACTTCCGCAAGCCGCTGATCCTGATGACACCGAAGTCGCTGCTGCGCCACAAGCGGGCGGTGTCGACGCTGCCGGAAATCTCGGGCGAAAGCTCGTTCCACCGGCTGTTGTGGGACGACGCCCAGCTGTTGCCCAACCAGGCGATCAAGCTGACCAAGGATTCCAAGATCCGCCGCGTCGTGCTGTGTTCGGGCAAGGTCTATTACGACCTCTACGAGGAGCGCGAGAAGCGCGGCATCAACGACATCTACCTCTTGCGCGTCGAACAGCTCTATCCGTTCCCGGCCAAGGCGCTGATCACCGAACTGTCACGCTTCCGCAACGCCGAGATGGTGTGGTGCCAGGAGGAGCCCAAGAACATGGGCGCCTGGTCGTTCATCGACCCGTACCTGGAATGGGTGCTGGCGCATATCGACGCCAAGCATCAGCGGGTTCGCTACACCGGCCGGCCGGCGGCCGCGTCGCCGGCGACCGGCTTGATGTCCAAGCACCTAGCCCAGCTCGCCGCCTTGCTCGAAGACGCGCTCGGCGAATAA
- the odhB gene encoding 2-oxoglutarate dehydrogenase complex dihydrolipoyllysine-residue succinyltransferase, with product MATEIRVPTLGESVTEATIGKWFKKVGDAIAVDEPLVELETDKVTVEVPAAAAGILSEIAVKEGETVGVGALLGSISAGGAAAAPVTKPQAVSQASSPDAASTTKQAAAETAKIAGDAGAVEPRSMPPAPAAAKLIAENNLSVDQLSGSGKRGQVLKGDVLDAISKGAPSQPAETPKAAPAPIAVRAPSSGDDASREERVRMTKLRQTIARRLKEAQSTAAMLTTFNEVDMSAVMALRTKYKDVFEKKHGVKLGFMGFFTKAVTHALKEIPAVNAEIDGTDIIYKNFAHVGVAVGTEKGLVVPVVRDADQMSIAEIEKEIGRLGIAARDGKLSVADMQGGTFTISNGGVYGSLMSTPILNAPQSGILGMHKIQDRPVVVGGQIVIRPMMYLALSYDHRIVDGKEAVTFLVRVKESLEDPERLVLDL from the coding sequence ATGGCTACCGAAATCCGCGTTCCCACTCTCGGCGAATCCGTCACCGAGGCGACCATCGGCAAGTGGTTCAAGAAGGTCGGCGATGCCATTGCCGTCGACGAGCCGCTGGTCGAGCTCGAAACCGACAAGGTGACGGTGGAGGTTCCGGCCGCGGCCGCGGGCATCCTTTCGGAGATCGCGGTCAAGGAAGGTGAGACGGTTGGCGTCGGCGCGCTTCTAGGGTCGATTTCGGCCGGCGGCGCAGCCGCCGCACCCGTGACCAAGCCGCAGGCGGTGTCGCAGGCTTCGAGCCCGGATGCGGCGTCGACCACCAAGCAGGCCGCGGCCGAGACCGCCAAGATCGCCGGCGATGCCGGTGCGGTCGAGCCGCGCTCGATGCCGCCGGCGCCGGCCGCAGCAAAACTGATCGCCGAGAACAATCTGTCGGTCGACCAGCTTTCCGGCTCGGGCAAGCGCGGCCAGGTGCTGAAGGGCGACGTGCTCGACGCCATCTCCAAGGGCGCGCCGTCGCAGCCGGCCGAGACGCCGAAGGCGGCCCCGGCGCCGATCGCGGTGCGTGCGCCGTCCTCGGGCGACGATGCTTCGCGCGAGGAGCGCGTGCGCATGACCAAGCTGCGCCAGACCATCGCGCGCCGGCTCAAGGAAGCGCAGTCGACCGCCGCCATGCTCACCACCTTCAACGAGGTCGACATGTCGGCGGTGATGGCGCTGCGGACCAAGTACAAGGACGTGTTCGAGAAGAAGCACGGCGTGAAGCTCGGCTTCATGGGCTTCTTCACCAAGGCCGTCACCCACGCGCTGAAGGAAATCCCGGCGGTCAATGCCGAGATCGACGGCACCGACATCATCTACAAGAACTTTGCCCATGTCGGCGTCGCCGTCGGCACCGAGAAGGGCCTGGTCGTGCCCGTCGTGCGCGATGCCGACCAGATGTCGATCGCCGAGATCGAGAAGGAGATCGGCCGGCTGGGCATCGCCGCGCGCGACGGCAAGCTCTCGGTCGCCGACATGCAGGGCGGCACGTTCACGATTTCCAATGGCGGCGTCTACGGCTCGCTGATGTCGACGCCGATCCTCAATGCGCCGCAGTCGGGCATTCTGGGCATGCACAAGATCCAGGACCGGCCGGTCGTGGTCGGCGGCCAGATCGTGATCCGGCCGATGATGTATCTGGCGCTGAGCTACGATCACCGCATCGTCGACGGCAAGGAAGCGGTGACCTTCCTGGTGCGCGTCAAGGAAAGCCTGGAGGATCCGGAACGGCTGGTGCTCGATCTCTAG
- a CDS encoding SDR family oxidoreductase, translated as MNEAQKVLLVTGGSRGIGAAVCRLGAKAGYRVVVNYTANKAAADALVGDIKAAGGDAFSVKGDVGSEADILAIFDAVDRSWGRLDAFVNNAGIVDAKARVDEMSVARLERMMRINVVGSILCAREAVKRMSTRHGGKGGAIVNISSAAAVLGAPDNYVDYAASKGAIDTFTVGLAREVALEGIRVNAVRPGIIDTDIHASGGQPDRVALIQDTLPMKRAGTADEVAAAVLYLLSDAASYTTGAILNVSGGR; from the coding sequence ATGAACGAGGCGCAAAAAGTGCTGCTGGTCACCGGCGGCAGCCGCGGCATCGGCGCCGCCGTCTGCCGGCTCGGGGCCAAGGCCGGCTATCGCGTCGTGGTTAACTACACTGCGAACAAGGCTGCCGCCGATGCGCTGGTCGGCGACATCAAGGCCGCCGGCGGCGACGCTTTTTCGGTCAAGGGCGATGTTGGCAGCGAGGCCGATATCCTGGCCATCTTCGACGCGGTGGACCGCAGCTGGGGCAGGCTCGACGCCTTCGTCAACAATGCCGGCATCGTCGACGCCAAGGCGCGCGTCGACGAGATGAGCGTGGCACGGCTCGAACGCATGATGCGCATCAATGTCGTCGGTTCCATCCTCTGCGCCCGCGAGGCGGTCAAACGCATGTCGACCCGCCATGGCGGCAAGGGCGGAGCGATCGTCAATATCTCGTCGGCCGCGGCGGTGCTGGGCGCGCCGGACAATTACGTCGACTATGCCGCCTCCAAGGGCGCCATCGACACGTTCACCGTCGGGCTCGCCCGCGAGGTGGCGCTGGAAGGCATCCGCGTCAACGCGGTGCGGCCGGGCATCATCGACACCGACATCCACGCCTCCGGCGGACAGCCGGACCGGGTGGCGCTGATCCAGGACACGCTGCCGATGAAAAGAGCCGGCACCGCCGATGAAGTCGCCGCCGCTGTTCTCTATCTTCTATCCGATGCCGCGTCCTATACGACAGGCGCGATCCTGAATGTCAGCGGCGGCCGCTGA
- the lpdA gene encoding dihydrolipoyl dehydrogenase: protein MAYDVVIIGSGPGGYVCAIKAAQLGLKVAVVEKNATFGGTCLNIGCIPSKALLYASEMFAEAGHSFDTLGVEIAAPKLNLTKMMAHKDATVSSNVNGVAFLFKKNKIDSFRGTGKVLSAGKVSVTGEDGKVEEIETKNIVIATGSDVAGIPGVKVDFDEKVIVSSTGALSLDKVPGHLVVVGGGVIGLELGSVWARLGAKVTVVEFLDTILGGMDGEVSKQFQRLLSKQGFEFKLGAKVTGVAKAKKGATVTFEPVKGGAAETIAADVVLIATGRRAFSGSLGLKEAGVEVDERGRVKTDGHLKTNVPGIYAIGDVIAGPMLAHKAEDEGVAVAETIAGQAGHVNYEVIPSVVYTSPEIASVGKTEEELKKAGIDYKVGKFPFSANGRARAMLHTDGFVKILADKVSDRVLGVHIVGFGAGEMIHEAAVLMEFGGSSEDLARTCHAHPTMSEAVKEAALATFFKPIHI, encoded by the coding sequence ATGGCTTATGACGTCGTTATCATCGGATCGGGACCCGGCGGCTATGTCTGCGCCATCAAGGCGGCGCAGCTCGGGCTGAAGGTCGCGGTGGTCGAGAAGAACGCAACCTTCGGCGGCACCTGCCTCAATATCGGCTGCATCCCGTCCAAGGCGCTGCTTTACGCCTCCGAGATGTTCGCCGAGGCCGGACATTCCTTCGATACGCTCGGTGTGGAGATCGCCGCACCGAAGCTGAACCTGACGAAGATGATGGCGCACAAGGATGCGACGGTGTCGTCCAACGTCAACGGCGTCGCCTTCCTGTTCAAGAAGAACAAGATCGACTCGTTTCGCGGCACCGGCAAGGTGCTTTCCGCCGGCAAGGTGTCGGTGACCGGCGAGGACGGCAAGGTCGAGGAGATCGAGACCAAGAACATCGTCATCGCCACCGGATCCGACGTCGCCGGCATACCCGGCGTCAAGGTCGATTTCGACGAGAAGGTGATCGTGTCGTCGACCGGCGCGCTGTCGCTGGACAAGGTTCCCGGCCATCTGGTGGTGGTCGGCGGCGGCGTCATCGGGCTCGAGCTCGGTTCGGTGTGGGCGCGGCTTGGCGCCAAGGTCACCGTGGTCGAGTTCCTCGACACCATCCTCGGAGGCATGGACGGCGAGGTCTCCAAGCAGTTCCAGCGGCTGCTCTCCAAGCAAGGCTTCGAGTTCAAGCTCGGCGCCAAGGTCACCGGCGTCGCCAAGGCAAAGAAGGGTGCGACCGTCACCTTCGAGCCGGTGAAGGGCGGCGCCGCCGAGACCATCGCTGCCGACGTCGTGCTGATCGCCACCGGCCGCCGCGCCTTTTCGGGCAGTCTCGGCCTGAAGGAAGCGGGCGTCGAGGTCGACGAGCGTGGCCGGGTCAAGACCGACGGGCATCTCAAGACCAACGTGCCCGGCATCTATGCCATCGGCGATGTCATCGCCGGGCCGATGCTGGCGCACAAGGCCGAGGACGAGGGCGTGGCGGTGGCCGAAACCATCGCCGGCCAGGCCGGCCATGTGAACTACGAGGTCATTCCGAGCGTCGTCTACACCAGCCCTGAAATCGCCTCGGTCGGCAAGACCGAGGAAGAACTGAAGAAGGCCGGCATCGACTACAAGGTCGGCAAATTCCCGTTCAGCGCCAATGGCCGGGCACGCGCCATGCTGCATACCGATGGTTTCGTGAAGATCCTCGCCGACAAGGTCAGCGACCGCGTGCTGGGCGTGCATATCGTCGGCTTCGGTGCCGGCGAAATGATCCACGAGGCGGCGGTGCTGATGGAGTTCGGCGGCTCGTCGGAGGATCTCGCCCGCACCTGCCATGCGCATCCGACGATGTCGGAAGCGGTGAAGGAAGCGGCGTTGGCCACCTTCTTCAAGCCGATCCATATCTAG
- a CDS encoding TraB/GumN family protein has product MKRVIAIADRAASISLRLLVTLNVLFFLSFLAMLLFAAGRAHAEIPTCTGADMVTALQKSSPATYSKIEAEAAATLNGKGLLWKLEKPGEQPSYLFGTMHMTDPRVTTLPPDAQKAFDAAGTLIIETTDVLDKQKMMTAMLKEPDLMMFTDSTTLSSLLTPDEAAAMNAALDARGIPPATVAKMKPWMLSAMMALPACELARQSGGAPVLDVKLAEGAKAAGKPVEGLETAESQLRAMASLPLAFHMKGLVDTLKLGDKVNDINETMILLYQRGETGMFWPLFRAAMPEEQNDATGYAAFEETMITSRNKVMIDHAEPILARGNAFMAVGALHLPGPEGLVEDFRKAGYTVTAVN; this is encoded by the coding sequence ATGAAACGCGTCATTGCCATCGCCGACCGTGCGGCTTCCATCTCGCTGAGGCTGCTTGTCACGCTCAACGTGCTGTTTTTCCTGTCCTTCCTTGCCATGCTGTTGTTCGCGGCGGGCAGGGCGCATGCGGAAATCCCGACCTGCACCGGCGCCGACATGGTGACGGCCCTGCAGAAGAGCAGCCCTGCAACCTACAGCAAGATCGAGGCGGAGGCCGCCGCGACACTCAACGGCAAAGGCCTGTTGTGGAAGCTGGAAAAACCAGGCGAACAGCCATCCTACCTTTTCGGCACCATGCACATGACGGACCCGCGCGTCACCACGCTGCCGCCGGACGCGCAGAAAGCCTTTGACGCCGCCGGCACCCTCATCATCGAAACCACCGACGTGCTCGACAAGCAGAAGATGATGACGGCGATGCTCAAGGAGCCGGACCTGATGATGTTCACCGACTCCACGACGCTGTCGTCCTTGCTGACGCCGGACGAAGCAGCGGCCATGAATGCCGCGCTCGATGCGCGCGGCATTCCGCCGGCAACGGTCGCCAAGATGAAGCCTTGGATGCTTTCGGCCATGATGGCGCTTCCGGCCTGCGAACTCGCCCGCCAGTCCGGTGGCGCCCCTGTGCTCGACGTCAAGCTGGCCGAGGGCGCCAAGGCCGCGGGCAAGCCGGTTGAGGGGTTGGAAACGGCCGAGAGCCAGCTGCGCGCCATGGCCTCGCTGCCGCTCGCCTTTCACATGAAGGGCCTCGTCGACACGCTGAAACTCGGCGACAAGGTCAACGACATCAACGAGACCATGATCCTGCTCTACCAGCGCGGCGAAACCGGCATGTTCTGGCCGCTGTTCCGCGCCGCCATGCCCGAAGAGCAGAACGACGCGACCGGCTATGCGGCCTTCGAGGAAACCATGATCACCAGCCGCAACAAGGTGATGATCGATCACGCCGAGCCGATCCTGGCCAGGGGCAACGCCTTCATGGCGGTCGGCGCGCTGCACCTTCCCGGTCCCGAGGGACTGGTCGAGGATTTTCGCAAAGCCGGCTATACTGTCACCGCCGTCAATTGA
- a CDS encoding tyrosine recombinase XerC — MQEFLIPAKPDLQAARESWLKMLARERRLSSETVEAYERDTRQFLHFLTGHCGGSPGISDIANLRPADLRGFLAARRNEGVGARTLGRGLAGIRSLLRFLERHGLANAAGATALRAPRQPKSLPKPLTASDAKQVVSMEGQLAEEPWIAARNAAVLTLLYGSGLRISEALGLAGADLASEADTVLRVTGKGGKTRLVPVLPVALRAIAEYRRLCPYHLDPKGLLFRGARGGPLNPAVIQRDMAKLRSALNLPDTATPHALRHSFATHLLGRGGDLRTIQELLGHASLSTTQIYTGVDTARLLEIYESAHPRA, encoded by the coding sequence ATGCAGGAATTTCTCATCCCGGCCAAACCCGATCTCCAGGCGGCACGCGAAAGCTGGCTGAAGATGCTCGCGCGTGAACGTCGCCTGTCATCCGAGACAGTGGAAGCCTATGAGCGCGACACGCGCCAGTTCCTGCATTTCCTTACCGGCCATTGCGGCGGCTCGCCCGGCATTTCCGATATCGCCAATCTGCGCCCGGCGGATCTGCGCGGCTTCCTCGCCGCCCGCCGCAACGAAGGCGTCGGCGCCCGCACGCTCGGCCGGGGTCTCGCCGGCATCCGTTCGCTGCTGCGTTTCCTGGAACGCCATGGCCTCGCCAACGCCGCGGGTGCCACAGCCCTGCGCGCGCCGCGCCAGCCCAAGTCGCTGCCCAAACCGCTGACTGCAAGCGATGCCAAACAGGTTGTGTCCATGGAAGGTCAACTGGCGGAAGAGCCCTGGATCGCCGCCCGCAATGCAGCCGTGCTGACGCTGCTCTACGGCTCGGGCTTGCGCATCTCGGAAGCGCTCGGCCTCGCCGGCGCCGACCTGGCCTCGGAGGCCGACACCGTGCTGCGCGTCACCGGCAAGGGCGGCAAGACGCGGCTGGTGCCGGTGCTGCCGGTGGCGCTCCGGGCAATCGCCGAATACCGCAGGCTCTGCCCCTATCATCTCGACCCGAAAGGCCTGTTGTTTCGTGGCGCGCGCGGCGGCCCGCTCAATCCGGCCGTCATCCAGCGCGACATGGCGAAACTGCGCTCGGCGCTCAACCTGCCCGACACGGCGACGCCGCACGCGCTGCGCCACTCCTTCGCCACGCATCTGCTCGGCAGGGGCGGCGATCTGCGCACCATCCAGGAGCTGCTCGGCCACGCCAGCCTGTCGACGACGCAGATCTACACCGGCGTCGACACGGCGAGACTGCTCGAAATCTACGAATCGGCGCATCCGAGGGCGTGA
- the rimM gene encoding ribosome maturation factor RimM (Essential for efficient processing of 16S rRNA) encodes MSKPQNPVQMAVIGAAHGIKGELRVKTFTGEPMALADYGPLYARDGRAFQITDIRPANTVVVVRFKGISDRNAAEALAGTELFVDRSMLPDDGEEDEFYHADLIGLEVRDDTGAALGKVVAVHNFGGGDILDVTLSGRKGVLIPFTQAAVPQVSIAEGFVRIDPAAAGLVEDEDGEAPREEDFDPKGRPRGPRDAGGNR; translated from the coding sequence ATGAGCAAGCCGCAAAACCCCGTCCAGATGGCCGTTATCGGCGCCGCCCACGGCATCAAGGGCGAGCTCAGGGTGAAAACCTTCACCGGCGAGCCGATGGCGCTGGCCGATTATGGCCCGCTCTATGCCAGGGATGGCCGTGCCTTCCAGATAACCGACATAAGGCCGGCCAACACCGTCGTCGTGGTGCGCTTCAAGGGCATCAGCGACCGCAACGCCGCCGAGGCGCTCGCCGGCACGGAGCTGTTCGTCGACCGCTCGATGCTGCCCGACGATGGCGAGGAGGACGAGTTCTATCATGCCGACCTGATCGGGCTGGAGGTCCGGGACGATACGGGTGCCGCGCTCGGCAAGGTGGTCGCGGTGCACAATTTCGGTGGCGGGGACATCCTCGACGTGACGCTTTCCGGCCGCAAGGGCGTGCTGATCCCGTTCACGCAGGCCGCCGTGCCGCAGGTGTCGATCGCCGAGGGTTTTGTCCGCATCGATCCGGCGGCTGCCGGCCTGGTCGAGGACGAGGATGGCGAAGCGCCACGCGAGGAAGACTTCGACCCCAAGGGCAGGCCGCGCGGACCGCGCGACGCCGGGGGCAACCGGTGA